DNA sequence from the Candidatus Tanganyikabacteria bacterium genome:
GGCGCCACTTCGCGGCCTCCACGGGCACCACGTCCAGGTGGCTTAGCAGGAGCAGAGGCGGTTCGGTACCGTCGCCCTTCAGGCGCGCCACCAGGCTGCCGCGCTCCGGCGTGGGGCCGACGACTTCGGACTGGATGCCCTCCTTGGCCAGCCACTGCTGCATGAGCCGGGCCGCGATCGTCTCGTTGCCCGGCGGATTGGTCGTGTCGGCCCGCACCAGCGCCTGCAGCAGCGGCACCGCCTCGGCTTCCAGGCGCGCCCGGTCGAGATCCACCGCTCCGGCAAGCAGGGCCGAGAGGGCGACGGCGAGCAGGCGTTTCATGGCGTCTCCACGGCATCCAGGCGGTACTCCTGGAAGAAGTCGATCGGCAGGATGGCGGTCTCGGGCATCGCGGCACGGATCCCGTCGTACGCCTTGCCCAGCTTGGCCACGGGGCCCTCGACGAAGCCCTCCTTGTACGGCCGGAAGAAGTCGTCGTGGTGCATGGGGATGAGCGCCTCCGGTTCGATGGCCTTGCCCACCCGCTCAAAGAGCTTGGGCGTCCACGTCCAGCCCGAGAGCGCCAGCAGGGCCACGTCGGCCCGCCGGCCGGCCAGATTTTCGTCGACTATCTGCGCGGAGTCGATGTGGGCGATCGTGCGGCCGCGCCAGTGGATCAGGAAATCGAAGACCGTGCCGGTCTTGTAGTCCAGGAATCCCATCGGGATGGCCGGCGAGGCCGCCATGGGGCCGTCCACCAGGAACTGCGTCGCCATGTCCGAGTGCTTGCTCTCGACGACCTCGATCTCCATGTCGCCTGCCACCAGGCGATCGCCCCCGGCGATA
Encoded proteins:
- a CDS encoding MBL fold metallo-hydrolase; the protein is TRRPHGAWLAALLLATACGAKRPPPVPQGPPQPPWIRKIDPAKPLGRRELAIRWYGTATFVVRTAKATLVIDPFFTREPLSKLLFGKARPRPETWPRLPMPHAILVGHAHYDHFLDGPSLASQTGATLYASDEALRVARAEGTPESLLRPIAGGDRLVAGDMEIEVVESKHSDMATQFLVDGPMAASPAIPMGFLDYKTGTVFDFLIHWRGRTIAHIDSAQIVDENLAGRRADVALLALSGWTWTPKLFERVGKAIEPEALIPMHHDDFFRPYKEGFVEGPVAKLGKAYDGIRAAMPETAILPIDFFQEYRLDAVETP